Genomic window (Heliomicrobium gestii):
TCTTGCGGACCATGCCGCCGTAGAACATGGCCAGACCCGGCGTCATCAACAGGACGAGGGCGGCGGAGATGATGATAAAGGCGGTGTCACCGGTATCCACTTTCGGAGCTTCCGGAGCAGCGGCAGCTGCGGTGGCGTCGGCGGCAGGGGCGTCCGTCGTTGCGGCTGCGGCGGTCGCAGCGGCGGGAGCGGTCTCATCGGCGAAGGCGGGCGCCAGGCCCAGGCAGGTCACCGCAATCATCAATAAAAGTGCAAATAAGGCAATGCGCTTCATGAGAAGTCCTCCTCTTCTATACCACTAGTTTTTGGGCTTTATTTTTATGTCGGAGAAACACATAGGGCTCCCGAAGGAAGTTTCACCTCTTCCCTCGGGAGCCCCTATGCTCCCCTAGGCAACCGTTCGGTTCGTCGGAACCGGCAAGGGCCTTTTGCCCCCATATCCTTAGAGCGCCACATCTCCCGTTTCTCCGGTGCGGATGCGGACGGCGTTTTCAATCGGTGATACGAAGATTTTCCCGTCGCCGATCTCTCCGGAACGAACCTGATCGGCGATGACCTTCACCAGTTCGTCGACAAGATTGTCGGCGACGACCACTTCCACCTTCACCTTGGGGAGAAGGTCAATGGTGTACTCGGAACCGCGGTAGAAACCTTTTTTCCCTTTCTGCAACCCGCAGCCGGCTACCTGAGTGACCGTCATCCCGCGCACCCCGATGCGGTTCAGGGCCTCTTTCACTTCATCCAGTTTCGTCGGGCGGATGATCGCTTCGATCTTCTTCATTGAAACCTTCACTCTCCTTACACACTCTGTTTGTCTGCAACGCTCCCGCTTTTACCCGGAGGCGCCGCCCCTCTCCGCCCATGTCGGTTGGCTGGTTCCCGCCAGACCGTGCCGGAAGAGATGATCTTCAGA
Coding sequences:
- a CDS encoding P-II family nitrogen regulator — translated: MKKIEAIIRPTKLDEVKEALNRIGVRGMTVTQVAGCGLQKGKKGFYRGSEYTIDLLPKVKVEVVVADNLVDELVKVIADQVRSGEIGDGKIFVSPIENAVRIRTGETGDVAL